In Pectinophora gossypiella chromosome 1, ilPecGoss1.1, whole genome shotgun sequence, one genomic interval encodes:
- the LOC126371585 gene encoding long-chain fatty acid transport protein 4-like, which produces MLLTVAAFAAAFVATYLFLGFLYTIGLSIVLGVLYVLVFHSRFCFVFAKTVPRDLYALFCYIKILWTTRRYSWKNWTIPDIFHDTVEKHPNKPCFLYQDEVWTFKEVEDFSLRVSATLKAQGVKKGDIVGLLMNNCPQLPAFWLGISRLGAITPLINTNQRGNALIHSINVAKCNVLIFSDEYQPAIQDVAGQLGSDLKLFKFTQRPLNTTNPVKPGATGDSITDITCLLEATPPARWSLADGDGFTGRLLYIYTSGTTGLPKAAVISNARFVFMAAGLHFWRFKPDDVIYCPLPLYHTAGGVISVGQALLFGCTVVIKPKFSASQYFPDCVKYKATVAHYIGEMCRYVLATPPSPADTQHSVRVIFGNGLRPQIWKDFIKRFNIKHVVEFYGATEGNANICNTDGTPGAIGFVSRIIPAVYPIAIIKVNQETGEPIRDSNGLCQLAQPDEPGVFIGKINPHNPAREYLGYVDKTASEKKIVKDVFKHGDSAFISGDILVADELGYLYFRDRTGDTFRWRGENVSTTEVEAAISRVANHRDAVVYGVLVPNTEGRAGMCGIVDADGTLNMDKLAKDLARDLPAYARPVFVRVMSSMDMTGTFKMKKTDLQKEGFDPSLVKKDKLYYLDLKQGKYLPLGPEEYKKIESGLIRL; this is translated from the exons ATGTTACTCACTGTGGCCGCCTTCGCCGCGGCTTTCGTCGCTACTTACCTCTTTCTAGGCTTTCTCTACACAATCGGACTTTCTATAGTGCTTGGTGTCCTATATGTTCTCGTGTTCCACTCAagattttgttttgtgtttgcgAAGACAGTCCCCAGAGACCTCTA TGCACTGTTCTGCtatatcaaaatattatggACAACCCGAAGATATTCATGGAAAAACTGGACCATACCCGATATATTCCACGATACAGTGGAGAAACATCCAAACAAGCCTTGCTTCTTGTACCAAGATGAAGTTTGGACCTTCAAAGAG GTTGAGGACTTCAGCTTACGAGTATCAGCGACTCTCAAGGCCCAGGGGGTGAAGAAGGGCGACATAGTGGGACTGTTGATGAACAACTGTCCCCAGCTTCCCGCCTTCTGGCTCGGCATCTCCCGGCTTGGGGCAATCACCCCGCTCATCAACACCAACCAAAGAGGCAATGCCCTCATACACTCCATCAACGTCGCCAAATGCAACGTTCTTATATTCTCTGACGAATATCAACCAG CAATCCAAGACGTAGCTGGTCAACTGGGCTCAGACTTGAAGCTCTTCAAGTTTACGCAGCGACCGTTGAACACAACCAACCCAGTCAAACCTGGTGCCACTGGGGACAGTATCACCGACATCACTTGCCTGCTAGAGGCTACTCCTCCTGCGCGCTGGAGTCTGGCCGATGGAGACGGCTTCACTGGAAGATTGCTGTACATCTACACTTCTGGAACCACTGGACTGCCGAAAGCAGCTGTCATTAGCAATGCGAG GTTCGTGTTCATGGCGGCAGGACTCCACTTCTGGCGGTTCAAGCCGGATGACGTCATCTACTGCCCGCTGCCCCTGTACCACACCGCCGGCGGGGTCATCAGCGTCGGTCAAGCGTTGTTGTTCGGCTGCACCGTCGTCATCAAGCCGAAGTTCTCCGCTTCACAGTACTTCCCTGACTGCGTCAAGTATAAAGCTACA GTAGCACATTACATCGGGGAGATGTGTCGATACGTGTTGGCCACGCCTCCGTCGCCGGCCGACACGCAGCATAGCGTGCGAGTTATCTTCGGCAACGGACTTAGACCACAG ATCTGGAAAGACTTCATAAAGCGATTCAACATAAAGCACGTGGTAGAGTTCTACGGCGCTACCGAAGGCAACGCGAACATATGCAACACGGACGGGACGCCCGGCGCTATAGGCTTCGTCTCAAGAATCATACCCGCAGTCTATCCCATTGCGATCATCAAGGTTAATCAGGAAACTGGCGAGCCCATTCGGGACTCTAATGGACTTTGTCAG TTAGCGCAACCGGACGAGCCAGGCGTGTTCATAGGGAAGATCAACCCGCACAACCCAGCCCGCGAGTACCTCGGCTACGTCGACAAGACCGCGTCCGAGAAGAAGATTGTCAAAGACGTCTTCAAACACGGAGACTCGGCGTTTATTTCTG GTGATATCCTGGTAGCTGACGAGCTGGGCTACCTGTACTTCCGCGACCGTACTGGGGACACGTTCCGGTGGCGAGGAGAGAATGTGAGCACTACCGAGGTGGAGGCCGCCATATCACGCGTCGCCAACCACCGAGATGCCGTCGTTTATGGAGTACTG GTGCCAAACACAGAGGGTAGGGCGGGCATGTGCGGCATAGTGGACGCGGACGGGACCCTCAACATGGACAAGTTGGCCAAAGACCTGGCACGAGACTTGCCTGCCTACGCGCGGCCTGTCTTCGTGAGGGTCATGAGCTCTATGGACATGACGG GTACATTTAAAATGAAGAAGACTGATCTACAAAAGGAAGGTTTCGACCCATCTTTAGTAAAGAAAGATAAACTTTACTACCTCGATTTAAAGCAAGGGAAGTATCTTCCACTAGGTCCGGAAGAATACAAGAAAATTGAATCTGGACTCATTAGATTGTGA